The DNA window GTGACCAGCACGCGCTCGTTGATGGCCGTGCGCAGGCGGATCTCCGACAGCAGGTCGTCGACCTGGGTGGCCACCGGCCGCACTTCGATGATCGGGTCCAGCAGACCGGTCGGACGCACCACCTGATCCACCACCTCGCCGCCGGATTTATCCAGCTCGTAGGCGCCGGGGGTCGCCGACACGTAGATGGTTTGCGGCGCCAGCGCTTCGAATTCTTCAAACTTCATCGGCCGGTTATCCAGCGCCGACGGCAGGCGGAAGCCGTACTCCACCAGCGTCTCTTTGCGCGCCCGGTCGCCGCGGTACATGCCGCCGATCTGCGGCACCGTGACGTGGGATTCGTCGATCACCAGCAGGCCGTCTGCCGGCAGGTAGTCGAACAGGGTGGGAGGCGGCTCGCCGGGCCCGCGCCCGGAGAGGAAGCGCGAGTAGTTTTCAATGCCCGAGCAGTAGCCCAGCTCGTTCATCATTTCGAGGTCGAACTGGGTGCGCTGGGTTAAGCGCTGCTCTTCCAGCAGCTTGTTGTTGGCCAGCAGCACCTTGCGCCGCTCCGCCAGCTCCAGCTTAATCTCTTCCATCGCCTGGACGATGCGTTCCCGCGGCGTCACGTAGTGCGTCTTGGGATAAATGGTGTAGCGCGGCACCGTCGATTCCACATGGCCGGTAAGCGGGTCGAACAGCGACAGGCGCTCAACCTCTTCGTCAAACAGCTCAATGCGCAGGGCGATATCGTCGGATTCCGCCGGGAAGACGTCGATCACCTCGCCGCGCACGCGGAAGGTGCCGCGCTGGAAGGCCTGATCGTTGCGGGTATACTGCAGCTCGGCCAGGCGGCGCAGGATCGCCCGCTGGTCAATCAGCATCCCCACCGTCAGATGCAACATCATTTTCAGATACAGGTCCGGGTCGCCGAGGCCGTAGATAGCCGAGACCGAGGCCACCACCACCACATCGCGCCGCTCAAGCAGCGCTTTAGTGGCCGACAGGCGCATCTGCTCGATATGTTCGTTTACCGAGGCGTCCTTCTCAATGAAGGTATCTGAGCTGGGGACGTAGGCTTCCGGCTGGTAGTAATCGTAGTAGGAGACGAAATACTCGACGGCATTCTCGGGGAAAAATTCTTTCATCTCGCCGTAGAGCTGGGCCGCCAGGGTTTTGTTTGGTGCCAGCACCATCG is part of the Klebsiella quasipneumoniae subsp. quasipneumoniae genome and encodes:
- the uvrB gene encoding excinuclease ABC subunit UvrB, which gives rise to MSKSFVLHSAFRPSGDQPEAIRRLEEGLEDGLAHQTLLGVTGSGKTFTIANVIADLQRPTMVLAPNKTLAAQLYGEMKEFFPENAVEYFVSYYDYYQPEAYVPSSDTFIEKDASVNEHIEQMRLSATKALLERRDVVVVASVSAIYGLGDPDLYLKMMLHLTVGMLIDQRAILRRLAELQYTRNDQAFQRGTFRVRGEVIDVFPAESDDIALRIELFDEEVERLSLFDPLTGHVESTVPRYTIYPKTHYVTPRERIVQAMEEIKLELAERRKVLLANNKLLEEQRLTQRTQFDLEMMNELGYCSGIENYSRFLSGRGPGEPPPTLFDYLPADGLLVIDESHVTVPQIGGMYRGDRARKETLVEYGFRLPSALDNRPMKFEEFEALAPQTIYVSATPGAYELDKSGGEVVDQVVRPTGLLDPIIEVRPVATQVDDLLSEIRLRTAINERVLVTTLTKRMAEDLTEYLEEHGERVRYLHSDIDTVERMEIIRDLRLGEFDVLVGINLLREGLDMPEVSLVAILDADKEGFLRSERSLIQTIGRAARNVNGKAILYGDKITPSMAKAIGETERRREKQQRYNEEHGIVPQGLNKKVVDILQLGQSLAKTKAKGRGKAKAVEPAGLSGVDMTPKALQQKIHELEGQMMQHAQNLEFEEAAQIRDQLHQLRELFIAAS